In bacterium, the following proteins share a genomic window:
- a CDS encoding tetratricopeptide repeat protein has protein sequence MSKLSQLKQDAYQAGKKRNWSQAIALYEEILDKDKNNPTVINELGDLCLRSGDTPQAIRHFLSAAAKYRQTGLLNNAVAIYKKILRYEAENQNAHWYLAETRAGQGLAMEGEDHALHFLQHSGKVAGDIKEIFLKRCIQLLELLPESIQVQVALVQIFNMWQMPLESARSLCLLAAMAQVAGRGDEAATRIGEALARCPEVVNYPEHGRWDIAAHPEKARTGDHFAGFRELAFEPTPVPMPTFAPVTAPAAPASPGFGNIDLLAPAAPPTVTPPAVPIESLEDEVAPAGMHRVEDILAQVELSRDDKDDDGCFEIDSGEDLEALVSEAMAKSKLHRAAPAARAPAPVEPAPARREPADDALSRFLNADSGSRTGHDSSQLATITSEIGAVVGGGGGEADVERLYEMGMVYLEMGLYDQACESFSTAACDEVFAVRAHEMWGITLQRADRLPEAIRVLREGLGHAAEGSREQHGLRYHLGRALEQAGQSDEAVECYRAIRVSDPTFLDVGHRLKRLVEV, from the coding sequence TTGTCGAAACTCAGCCAATTGAAGCAGGACGCCTACCAGGCCGGCAAGAAGCGGAACTGGTCGCAGGCGATTGCTTTGTACGAGGAAATCCTCGACAAGGACAAGAACAACCCCACGGTCATCAACGAACTGGGCGACCTCTGCCTCAGGTCCGGTGACACGCCGCAGGCCATTCGCCACTTCCTGAGCGCGGCGGCGAAGTACCGCCAGACCGGCCTGCTCAACAACGCCGTCGCCATCTACAAGAAGATCCTCCGCTACGAGGCGGAGAACCAGAACGCCCACTGGTACCTGGCCGAGACGCGCGCCGGACAGGGCCTGGCCATGGAGGGCGAGGATCACGCCCTGCATTTCCTGCAGCATTCGGGCAAGGTGGCCGGCGACATCAAGGAAATCTTCCTCAAGCGCTGCATCCAGTTGCTGGAGCTCCTGCCGGAGAGCATCCAGGTGCAGGTCGCGCTCGTGCAGATCTTCAACATGTGGCAGATGCCGCTGGAGTCGGCGCGTTCACTCTGCCTTCTCGCCGCGATGGCGCAGGTCGCCGGCCGCGGTGACGAGGCGGCCACTCGCATCGGCGAGGCGCTTGCGCGCTGCCCCGAAGTCGTCAACTACCCCGAGCACGGCCGCTGGGATATCGCGGCCCACCCGGAAAAGGCCCGCACCGGGGATCACTTCGCGGGCTTCCGCGAACTGGCGTTCGAGCCCACGCCGGTGCCGATGCCGACTTTTGCGCCCGTGACGGCGCCGGCGGCGCCGGCGTCACCCGGTTTCGGCAACATCGACCTCCTGGCGCCGGCAGCGCCGCCGACCGTGACGCCGCCGGCCGTGCCCATCGAGTCGCTCGAGGACGAGGTCGCGCCCGCCGGCATGCATCGCGTGGAGGACATCCTGGCGCAGGTGGAACTGTCCCGCGATGACAAGGATGACGACGGCTGCTTCGAGATCGATTCGGGCGAGGACCTCGAGGCCCTCGTCTCCGAGGCGATGGCGAAGTCGAAGCTGCACCGTGCCGCGCCGGCGGCCCGGGCCCCGGCGCCCGTTGAACCGGCGCCGGCGCGCCGCGAACCGGCCGACGATGCGTTGTCCCGTTTTCTCAACGCCGATTCCGGCAGCCGTACCGGCCATGACTCCTCGCAGTTGGCGACCATCACCTCCGAGATCGGCGCCGTTGTCGGCGGCGGCGGTGGCGAGGCCGATGTGGAGCGCCTCTACGAGATGGGCATGGTCTACCTCGAGATGGGCCTGTACGACCAGGCCTGCGAGAGCTTCTCGACGGCGGCCTGCGACGAAGTGTTCGCCGTTCGCGCGCACGAGATGTGGGGCATCACGCTGCAGCGGGCCGACCGTTTGCCCGAGGCGATCCGGGTGCTGCGGGAAGGCCTCGGCCACGCGGCCGAGGGCTCGCGTGAGCAGCATGGCCTGCGCTACCATCTGGGCCGCGCCCTCGAACAGGCCGGGCAGTCCGACGAGGCCGTCGAGTGCTACCGCGCCATCCGCGTCAGCGACCCGACCTTCCTGGATGTCGGTCACCGCCTGAAGCGCCTGGTTGAGGTCTAG
- a CDS encoding helix-hairpin-helix domain-containing protein: protein MGLPPVTVPEGPEHPERPRRRRRAFGGPSVLGRRQALGLLLALLVLAGGRLVRQKLLVGPDGAWRNELWLDAVLEPDAAGGEATDSEAGPPGSAKSGSAMEPGAAPAPEAAAVALPEGDHPHRAPAPRRKDGPAAPLAINTCSVDSLQMLPGVGPVMAGRIDAARRQGVVFQKPADLLGIKGIGPATVSRLAPFLDFRKPARAPSGPLNPH from the coding sequence GTGGGGCTTCCGCCAGTAACCGTCCCGGAGGGCCCGGAGCACCCGGAGCGCCCGCGGCGCCGCCGCCGGGCCTTCGGCGGCCCCTCGGTACTGGGACGCCGGCAGGCGCTGGGGCTGCTGCTGGCGTTGCTGGTGCTGGCCGGGGGACGCCTGGTGCGCCAGAAACTGCTGGTCGGGCCGGACGGCGCCTGGCGGAATGAGCTTTGGCTCGACGCCGTCCTGGAGCCCGATGCCGCCGGGGGCGAGGCCACCGACAGCGAGGCCGGTCCCCCGGGCAGCGCGAAATCCGGGTCCGCCATGGAGCCGGGGGCGGCCCCGGCGCCGGAAGCAGCCGCCGTCGCCCTGCCGGAAGGTGACCACCCGCACCGCGCGCCGGCCCCGCGCCGCAAGGACGGCCCCGCCGCCCCGCTGGCCATCAACACCTGTTCGGTCGACAGCCTGCAGATGTTGCCGGGTGTAGGCCCGGTCATGGCCGGACGCATCGACGCAGCCCGGCGCCAGGGTGTCGTTTTTCAAAAGCCGGCAGATTTGCTCGGCATTAAGGGCATCGGCCCGGCAACTGTGTCCCGCCTGGCCCCGTTCCTCGACTTCCGGAAGCCCGCCCGGGCACCGTCCGGACCGCTTAATCCGCATTAA